The Xenopus tropicalis strain Nigerian chromosome 2, UCB_Xtro_10.0, whole genome shotgun sequence genome window below encodes:
- the c11orf87 gene encoding uncharacterized protein C11orf87 homolog precursor: MSARISKQLRLSVPPCLANRTTASNSSSCVTEVEPLLQSFSSTLVLIVLATVIFCLVVLSLSTFHMHKSKMKKRKIEKAQEEYERDHCSPKAERGHLHGMGRGGTHGSPTSPTIQRKEHIRLDLGASVNEEPQLEASGLDRATEHLQQSVVLS; encoded by the coding sequence ATGAGTGCCAGGATCTCTAAGCAGCTGAGGCTGTCTGTGCCCCCTTGTCTGGCAAACAGGACCACTGCCTCCAACTCCAGCAGCTGCGTTACCGAGGTGGAACCCCTTCTTCAGTCCTTCTCCTCCACTCTGGTTCTGATAGTCCTGGCGACCGTCATTTTTTGCTTGGTGGTCCTATCCCTGAGCACCTTCCATATGCACAAAAGCAAAATGAAGAAGCGCAAAATAGAGAAGGCTCAGGAGGAGTATGAGAGAGACCACTGCAGCCCCAAGGCGGAGAGAGGCCACTTGCATGGAATGGGCAGAGGGGGCACCCATGGCAGTCCTACCTCCCCTACCATACAGAGGAAGGAGCACATTCGCCTGGATCTGGGTGCCAGTGTTAATGAGGAGCCTCAGCTGGAAGCGTCAGGGTTGGACAGAGCTACAGAACACCTGCAGCAATCCGTGGTCTTGTCATGA